In one window of Lampris incognitus isolate fLamInc1 chromosome 3, fLamInc1.hap2, whole genome shotgun sequence DNA:
- the LOC130109030 gene encoding uncharacterized protein LOC130109030 has translation MAPAHYQQSWPQPTTSRHGPSPLPADMAPAHYQQSWPQPTTSRHGPSPLPADMAPAHYQQTWSQPTTSSHGPSPLPADMAPAHYQQTWSQPTTSSHGPSPLPADMVPAHYQQSWPQPTTSRHGPSPLPADMVPAHYQQSWSQPTTSRHGPSPLPADMVPAHYQQSWPQPTTSSHGPSPLPADMAPAHYQQSWPQPTTSSHGPSPLPAVMAPAHYQQTWPQPTTSRHGPSPLPAVMAPAHYQQTWPQPTTSSHGPSPLPAVMAPAHYQQTWPQPTHRNLPTQVPLLHSPPQTYQP, from the coding sequence atggcccCAGCCCACTACCAGCAGTCATGGCCCCAGCCCactaccagcagacatggcccCAGTCCactaccagcagacatggcccCAGCCCACTACCAGCAGTCATGGCCCCAGCCCactaccagcagacatggcccCAGCCCactaccagcagacatggcccCAGCCCACTACCAGCAGACATGGTCCCAGCCCACTACCAGCAGTCATGGTCCCAGCCCactaccagcagacatggcccCAGCCCACTACCAGCAGACATGGTCCCAGCCCACTACCAGCAGTCATGGTCCCAGCCCACTACCAGCAGACATGGTCCCAGCCCACTACCAGCAGTCATGGCCCCAGCCCactaccagcagacatggcccCAGCCCACTACCAGCAGACATGGTCCCAGCCCACTACCAGCAGTCATGGTCCCAGCCCactaccagcagacatggcccCAGCCCACTACCAGCAGACATGGTCCCAGCCCACTACCAGCAGTCATGGCCCCAGCCCACTACCAGCAGTCATGGCCCCAGCCCactaccagcagacatggcccCAGCCCACTACCAGCAGTCATGGCCCCAGCCCACTACCAGCAGTCATGGCCCCAGCCCACTACCAGCAGTCATGGCCCCAGCCCactaccagcagacatggcccCAGCCCactaccagcagacatggcccCAGCCCACTACCAGCAGTCATGGCCCCAGCCCactaccagcagacatggcccCAGCCCACTACCAGCAGTCATGGCCCCAGCCCACTACCAGCAGTCATGGCCCCAGCCCactaccagcagacatggcccCAGCCCACGCACCGGAACTTACCGACACAGGTGCCACTGCTCCACTCGCCCCCACAGACCTATCAGCCGTAG